A single region of the Oxyura jamaicensis isolate SHBP4307 breed ruddy duck chromosome 6, BPBGC_Ojam_1.0, whole genome shotgun sequence genome encodes:
- the FRMPD2 gene encoding FERM and PDZ domain-containing protein 2 isoform X3 yields the protein MPHRTSILPRSRAFVSEDELIHLINFKPSLTGVCPRTGVRGLIRSLQSRIENQEVSKEFMALEHVKPTDDCRTGKAQENRDKNRHQDILPYDKTRVPLGENNGYINASYIRMKVGEEEHFYIITQGPLPSTMADFWQMVWENESDVIAMMTKEVELGKVKCHRYWPEPPHDSIDLANFHLRLDSYQILEYFIVRIIEMINKQTEEKRIIRHLQFTTWPDHSTPKLAEQLVKFICYMRKTHRTGPIVAHCSTGIGRSGVLLCVEILLSYIEKDLCFNIKHIVRDLRDQRFGMIQTKDQYLFCYEFVLEVLQKLQATDSY from the exons ATGCCCCACAGGACTTCCATCCTACCTAGAA GCAGAGCCTTTGTTTCTGAAGATGAACTGATTcacttaattaattttaaaccatCACTGACTGGAGTATGTCCAAGGACTGGCGTTAGAGGTCTTATTCGAAGCCTTCAGTCACGGATTGAGAATCAAGAGGTCTCGAAAGAGTTTATG GCTTTAGAACATGTGAAACCAACAGATGACTGCAGAACTGGCAAAGCACAAGAGAACAGGGATAAAAACAGACATCAAGATATTCTTCCAT ATGATAAGACGCGAGTTCCTTTGGGAGAAAACAATGGCTACATTAATGCAAGTTATATTAGAATGAAAGTTGGAGAAGAGGAACATTTCTATATTATAACCCAAGGGCCTTTGCCTTCCACCATGGCGGATTTCTGGCAGATGGTTTGGGAGAATGAGTCAGATGTGATTGCCATGATGACGAAAGAAGTGGAGCTAGGAAAAGTGAAATGTCATCGATACTGGCCTGAACCTCCACATGACTCCATAGACTTGGCTAACTTCCATCTTAGGCTAGACAGTTACCAGATTCTGGAATACTTCATAGTTAGAATAATAGAAATGATCAACAAGCAG acagaagaaaagcGAATTATAAGGCATTTGCAGTTTACCACTTGGCCAGACCACAGTACTCCCAAACTGGCTGAGCAGCTTGTAAAATTTATCTGCTACATGAGAAAAACTCACAGGACAGGACCTATTGTTGCTCACTGTAGTACTGGGATTGGAAGAAGTGGAGTTTTGCTGTGTGTTGAAATTCTGCTGAGCTATATAGAAAAAGATCTATGT TTCAACATTAAGCACATAGTGAGAGATTTGAGAGACCAGCGTTTTGGCATGATCCAAACTAAG GATCAGTATCTATTCTGTTAtgaatttgttttggaagtCCTTCAGAAACTTCAAGCAACGGATTCCTACTGA